From Synchiropus splendidus isolate RoL2022-P1 chromosome 10, RoL_Sspl_1.0, whole genome shotgun sequence, the proteins below share one genomic window:
- the usp9 gene encoding probable ubiquitin carboxyl-terminal hydrolase FAF-X isoform X1, whose amino-acid sequence MTATTRGSPVGGNDSQGQGQAPDAQSQPPLPQNQTSSPNSSNENSPVSPPDESGQGEGTHQLEEEEPAFPHTDLAKLDDMINRPRWVVPVLPKGELELLLEAAIDLSKKGLDVKCEACQRFFRDGLTISFTKILTDEAVSGWKFEIHRCIINNTHRLVELCVAKLSQDWFPLLELLAMATNPQCKFHIYNGTRPSETVPAGTQLADDELYARPPDPRSPKGWLVDLINKFGTLNGFQMLHDRFMSGQALNVQIIAALIKPFGQCYEFLTLHTVKKYFLPVIEMVPQFLENLTDEELKKEAKNEAKNDALSMIIKSLKNLASRVPGQEETVKNLEIFRLKMILRLLQISSFNGKMNALNEVNKVISSVSYYTHRHNPEEEEWLTAERMAEWIQQNHILSIVLRDSLHQPQYVEKLEKILRFVIKEKALTMQDLDNIWAAQAGKHEAIVKNVHDLLAKLAWDFSPEQLDHLFDCFKASWTNASKKQREKLLELIRRLAEDDKDGVMAHKVLNLLWNLAHSDDVPVDIMDQALSAHIKILDYSCSQDRDTQKIQWIDRFIEELRTNDKWVIPALKQIREICSLFGEAPQNLRKKMPINMQTNLAGQSQRSPHVFYRHDLINQLQNNHSLVTLVAENLSAYMETMRQFSKEEQAEFDPQTVRPGSRYSHVQEVQERLNFLRFLLKDGQLWLCAPQAKQIWKCLAENAVFLCDREACFKWYSKLMGDEPDLDPDINKDFFENNVLQLDPSLLTENGMKCFERFFKAVNCREGKLVAKRRAYMMDDLELIGLDYLWRVVIQGSDDIASRAIDLLKEIYTNLGPKLQVNQVEIHEDFIQSCFDRLKASYDTLCVLDGDKDSINCARQEAIRMVRVLTVLKEYINECDSDYHEERTILPMSRAFRGKHITLIIRFPNQGRQVDDLDIWSHTNDTIGSVRRGILNRIKANAAHTKIELFIGGEVVDPADDRKLIGQLNLKDKTLITAKLTQVGANMPSSPDSSSDSSTGSPGNHGNHYSDGPNPEVESCLPGVIMSLHLRYISFLWQVADLGCNLNMPLLRDGARVLMKLMPPDNSTVENLRAVCLDHAKLGENSLSPSLDSRFFGPPPSQVLYLIEVVYALLMPASATMGEDASDFQYNFLKSGGLPLVLSMLTRNNFLPSADMETRRGAYLNALKIAKLLLTAVGFGHVKVVAEACQPNADGNIPVSPINQATHDQALVLQSALQNIPNPASECMLRNVAIRLAQQISDENFFQASKYIPDICVIRAVQKIVWASGCGTVQLVFSSNEDISKIYEKTNAAKEPDGEDEQVCCEALEVMTLCFALMPTALDTLSKEKAWQTFIIDLLLHCHSRSVRQMAQEQFFLMATRCCMGHRPLLFFITLLFTVLGTTAKERAKHAGDYFTLLRHLLNYAYNSNINLPNAEVLLNNEIDWLKRIRDEVKRTGETGVEETILEGHLGVTKELLAFQTPEKKYYIGCEKGGANLIKELIDDFIFPASNVYIQYMKSGEFPTEQAIPVCSTPASINAGFELLVALAVGCVRNLKQIVDILTDMYYLGCETLTEWEYLPPVGPRPNKGFVGLKNAGATCYMNSVIQQLYMIPPIRNGILAIEGTGTDVDDDMSGDEKQENESNVDPRDEVFSYHHQFDDKLAGKSEDRKEYNIGVLRHLQVIFGHLAASRLQYYVPRGFWKQFRLWGEPVNLREQHDALEFFNSLVDSLDEALKALGHPAMLSKVLGGSFADQKICQGCPHRYECEESFTALNVDIRNHQNLLDSMEQYVKGDLLEGANAYHCEKCNKKVDTVKRLLIKKLPPVLAIQLKRFDYDWERECAIKFNDYFEFPRELDMEPYTVAGVAKLEGDDVNPENQVIQQNEPSEPTPPCSSKYRLVGVLVHSGQASGGHYYSYIIQRNGGDGEKNRWYKFDDGDVTECKMDDEEEMKNQCFGGEYMGEVFDHMMKRMSYRRQKRWWNAYILFYERMDSLDKDSELVKYISELTVSNTKPHQVKMPGVIECSVRKQNVQFMHNRMQYSLEYFQFIKKLLTCNSVYLNPPSGQEHLLPEAEEIAMISAQLAARFLFSTGFHTKKVVRGPASDWYDALCILLRHSKNVRYWFAHNVLFAYPNRFSEYLLECPSAEVRGAFSKLIVFIAHFSLQDGPCPSPTASPGSTAQQGCDNLSLSDHLLRAVLHLLRREVSEHGRHLQQYFNLFVMYANLGLAEKTQLLKLNVPATFMMVALDEGPGPPIKYQYAELGKLYTVVSQLVRCCDVSSRMQSSINGNPPLPNPYGDPNLTAPVMPLQQVVAELLFVRTSYVKKIIEDCSNSEETVKLVRFNCWENPQFSSTVLSELLWQVAYSYTYELRPYLDLLLQILLIEDSWQTHRIHNVLKGIPDDRDGLFDTIQRSKNHYQKRAYQCIKCMVALFTNCSVAYQILQSNGDLKRKWTWAVEWLGDELERRPYTGNPQYTYNNWSPPVQSNETSNGYFLERSHSARMTLAKACELCPEELKCTQGSPGKEPDEQEAPDDQDSSPPEDTSLYPHSPGTAQFQQQNNHPHGQPYTGPAAQHMNNPQRPGPASAPTPGPTQTPVPGPGPSPGPGSRAQENWERTEEVAPAPTSTPAPALPEE is encoded by the exons ATGACGGCCACCACGCGTGGCTCTCCAGTGGGGGGCAATGACAGTCAGGGCCAGGGGCAGGCTCCTGATGCTCAAAGCCAACCTCCATTGCCACAGAACCAG ACCTCATCCCCAAACTCATCTAATGAGAACTCTCCAGTGAGCCCGCCAGATGAATCTGGCCAAGGGGAGGGGACTCATCagctggaagaggaggagcccGCCTTCCCTCACACTGACCTAGCCAAGCTAGATGATATGATCAATAG GCCTCGATGGGTTGTCCCAGTTTTGCCAAAAGGGGAGTTGGAACTTCTCTTGGAAGCAGCTATAGATCTGAGCAAAAAAG gACTGGATGTGAAGTGTGAGGCATGTCAGCGGTTTTTCCGGGACGGTCTGACCATCTCATTTACAAAGATCCTGACCGATGAAGCCGTTAGTGGTTGGAAGTTTGAAATTCAT AGGTGTATCATAAATAACACACATCGGTTGGTGGAGCTGTGTGTTGCCAAGCTGTCACAGGACTGGTTCCCCCTATTGGAGTTGCTGGCTATGGCCACCAATCCCCAGTGCAAGTTCCACATCTACAACGGCACAAGGCCCTCTGAGACAGTACCTGCTGGAACACAGTTGGCTGACGATGAGCTATACGCCAGGCCACCAGATCCTCGCTCGCCAAAG GGCTGGCTGGTGGACTTGATCAACAAATTTGGCACGTTAAACGGGTTTCAAATGTTGCACGATCGCTTCATGAGTGGCCAAGCACTGAACGTCCAGATCATCGCTGCACTTATCAA GCCTTTTGGCCAGTGTTATGAGTTCCTCACCTTGCACACAGTAAAGAAGTACTTCCTCCCAGTCATCGAAATGGTCCCCCAGTTTCTAGAGAACCTCACAGatgaggagctgaagaaagaggCCAAGAATGAAGCCAAAAACGACGCACTGTCCATGATAATCAAGTCTCTGAAGAACCTGGCTTCTCGTGTGCCAGGGCAGGAGGAGACTGTGAAGAATTTAGAAATTTTTAGGTTAAAAATGATTCTTAG GTTATTGCAAATTTCTTCTTTTAACGGCAAAATGAATGCACTAAATGAAGTAAATAAAGTGATCTCCAGTGTGTCCTACTACACGCACCGGCATAACCCTGAAGAGGAGGAGTGGCTAACTGCAGAGCGCATGGCG GAGTGGATCCAGCAGAACCACATCCTCTCCATCGTCCTGAGGGACAGTCTGCATCAGCCGCAGTACGTCGAGAAACTGGAGAAAATCCTTCGCTTCGTTATCAAAGAAAAAGCTCTTACAATGCAGGATCTTGACAACATCTGGGCTGCCCAG GCTGGCAAGCACGAAGCCATTGTGAAGAATGTCCATGACCTCTTGGCCAAACTGGCTTGGGATTTCTCTCCTGAACAGCTTGATCATCTTTTCGACTGTTTCAAA GCAAGCTGGACCAATGCCAGTAAGAAGCAGCGTGAAAAACTTCTGGAACTCATCCGGCGCTTGGCTGAGGATGATAAGGACGGAGTGATGGCCCACAAGGTCCTCAACCTGCTGTGGAACTTGGCACACAGTGACGACGTGCCTGTAGACATCATGGACCAAGCACTTAGTGCTCACATTAAAATCCTTGATTACAGTTGCTCACAA GATAGAGACACTCAAAAGATCCAGTGGATAGACCGTTTCATTGAGGAGCTGCGAACCAACGACAAGTGGGTGATCCCAGCCCTGAAGCAAATCAGAGAAATCTGTAGCCTCTTTGGAGAAGCGCCCCAAAACCTCAG AAAGAAAATGCCAATTAACATGCAAACGAACTTAGCTGG CCAATCCCAGAGAAGTCCTCATGTGTTTTACCGTCATGACCTGATCAATCAGCTGCAAAATAACCATTCCCTGGTTACGCTGGTAGCTGAGAACCTCTCTGCCTACATGGAGACGATGAGGCAGTTTTCCAAAG AAGAGCAGGCAGAGTTTGACCCGCAAACGGTCAGACCAGGAAGCCGCTACAGTCATGTCCAGGAAGTGCAAGAGCGACTCAACTTCCTGAG GTTCCTCCTAAAAGATGGCCAGCTATGGCTGTGTGCCCCTCAGGCCAAGCAGATCTGGAAGTGCCTGGCGGAGAATGCCGTCTTTCTCTGTGACCGTGAGGCCTGCTTCAAATG GTACTCCAAACTGATGGGGGACGAGCCGGACCTGGATCCAGATATCAATAAAGACTTTTTTGAGAACAACGTCCTCCAGTTGGACCCGTCTTTACTGACTGAAAATGGCATGAAGTGCTTTGAGAGATTCTTCAAAGCGGTCAACTGCAGGGAGGGCAAGTTGGTGGCTAAGCGCAGGGCCTACATGATGGATGACCTGGAACTAATAGGCTTGGACTACCTCTGGAGG GTGGTCATTCAGGGAAGTGATGACATTGCCAGTCGCGCCATAGACCTGCTGAAAGAGATCTACACCAATCTCGGACCAAAACTACAAGTCAATCAG GTGGAAATACACGAAGATTTCATCCAGTCATGTTTTGACCGTCTGAAAGCTTCCTATGACACGTTGTGCGTGTTGGATGGAGACAAGGACAGCATCAACTGTGCTCGTCAGGAGGCCATTCGGATGGTGCGAGTTCTCACTGTGCTGAAAGAATACATTAATGAGTGTGACAGTGACTATCACGAGGAAAGGACCATCTTACCCATGTCCAG AGCCTTCAGGGGAAAGCATATCACTTTGATCATTAGATTCCCCAACCAGGGTCGGCAGGTGGACGACCTAGATATCTGGTCTCACACCAACGACACAATTGGCTCAGTGCGACGCGGGATCCTGAACCGGATCAAGGCGAACGCTGCACATACAAAGATTGAGCTTTTCATTGGAGGAGAAGTGGTGGACCCTGCTGATGACAGAAAGCTCATCGGACAGCTCAATTTGAAGGACAAAACG CTTATCACAGCCAAACTGACCCAGGTGGGTGCCAATATGCCCTCAAGCCCTGACAGCTCTTCTGACTCTTCCACTGGCTCCCctggtaaccatggcaaccactATAGCGATGGCCCAAACCCTGAGGTGGAAAGCTGTCTTCCTGGCGTG ATTATGTCCCTGCATCTCCGCTACATCTCCTTCCTGTGGCAGGTAGCCGATCTGGGCTGCAACCTTAACATGCCACTGCTCAGAGACGGAGCCCGGGTTCTCATGAAACTAATGCCTCCAG ACAACAGTACAGTAGAAAATCTGCGAGCTGTGTGTCTAGACCATGCCAAGCTGGGAGAGAACAGCCTCAGTCCGTCACTGGACTCACGTTTCTTCGGGCCTCCACCCTCACAAGTGCTCTACCTTATCGAG GTGGTGTATGCTTTGCTGATGCCAGCCAGTGCCACGATGGGTGAAGACGCCAGTGACTTCCAGTACAACTTTCTGAAGAGCGGTGGGCTCCCATTGGTGCTGAGCATGTTGACCAGGAACAACTTCCTCCCCTCAGCAGACATGGAAACTCGGCGAGGAGCGTACCTCAATGCGTTGAAGATCGCCAAACTCCTCCTGACTGCCGTAGGCTTCGGGCACGTGAAGGTGGTGGCGGAGGCCTGCCAGCCAAACGCTGATGGAAATATTCCTGTCTCGCCG attAATCAGGCCACCCATGACCAAGCTCTGGTCCTTCAGAGTGCCCTTCAAAATATCCCGAATCCTGCCTCAGAATGTATGCTGCGCAACGTAGCCATCCGTCTGGCACAGCAGATCTCAGATGAG AACTTCTTCCAGGCATCCAAGTACATCCCTGACATCTGTGTGATCCGAGCGGTACAGAAAATTGTCTGGGCGTCAGGATGTGGTACTGTGCAGCTTGTCTTCAGTTCTAATGAAGATATTAGCAAGATTTATGAGAAG ACAAATGCTGCAAAGGAGCCAGACGGCGAGGACGAGCAGGTTTGCTGCGAGGCTTTGGAAGTGATGACGCTTTGTTTCGCCCTAATGCCCACTGCTTTAGACACCCTGAGTAAAGAGAAGGCCTGGCAAACCTTCATCATTGACTTGCTGCTTCACTGCCACAGCAG ATCGGTGCGTCAGATGGCCCAGGAACAGTTTTTCTTGATGGCAACCCGATGCTGTATGGGCCATCGTCCcctgctcttcttcatcacccTCCTCTTCACTGTGCTTGGG ACCACTGCCAAGGAGCGAGCCAAACATGCGGGTGACTACTTCACGTTGCTCAGGCATCTCCTCAACTATGCCTACAACAGCAACATCAACCTGCCAAACGCTGAGGTGCTGCTCAACAATGAGATCGATTGGCTGAAGCGAATACGA GATGAGGTTAAAAGGACGGGAGAGACGGGTGTGGAGGAGACGATTCTCGAAGGCCACCTTGGGGTCACAAAGGAGCTTCTTGCCTTCCAGACACCTGAGAAGAAGTATTACATAGGATGTGAGAAGGGCGGAGCAAATCTCATCAAG GAGTTGATTGACGACTTCATCTTCCCAGCGTCAAATGTTTACATTCAGTACATGAAAAGTGGGGAGTTCCCGACTGAGCAGGCCATACCCGTGTGTAGTACCCCGGCTTCCATCAACGCTGGCTTTGAGCTCTTGGTTGCGCTGGCTGTGGGCTGCGTCCGGAATCTCAAGCAGATAGTGGACATTCTCACAGACATGTACTATTTAG GCTGTGAAACATTGACGGAGTGGGAGTACCTGCCGCCTGTCGGTCCACGACCGAACAAAGGTTTCGTTGGTCTGAAGAACGCTGGTGCCACATGCTACATGAACTCAGTCATTCAGCAGCTGTACATGATTCCCCCGATCCGAAACGGCATCCTGGCAATCGAAGGCACTGGcacagatgtggatgatgaCATGTCAGGGGATGAGAAGCAGGAGAATGAG aGTAATGTTGATCCTCGAGATGAAGTCTTCAGCTATCATCACCAATTTGATGATAAGCTGGCTGGTAAGTCTGAGGACAGGAAAGAGTACAACATCGGGGTGCTGCGGCACCTGCAGGTCATCTTCGGGCATCTGGCTGCCTCCAGACTGCAGTACTACGTCCCAAGGGGATTCTGGAAACAGTTCAG GTTATGGGGTGAGCCTGTCAACCTGAGGGAGCAACATGATGCTTTGGAGTTCTTCAATTCTTTGGTGGACAGTCTGGATGAAGCTCTGAAAGCTCTCGGCCACCCGGCGATGCTCAGCAAGGTGCTGGGGGGGTCATTTGCTGACCAGAAGATCTGCCAGGGATGCCCTCACAG aTACGAGTGTGAGGAGTCATTTACAGCTCTTAATGTGGACATCCGAAACCACCAGAACCtgttggactccatggagcAGTATGTCAAAGGAGATTTGTTAGAAGGGGCAAACGCCTACCACTGTGAGAAGTGTAACaagaag GTGGACACGGTGAAGCGACTGCTGATTAAGAAGCTTCCACCGGTCCTTGCCATCCAACTGAAGCGCTTCGACTATGACTGGGAGCGGGAGTGTGCCATCAAGTTCAATGACTACTTTGAATTCCCTCGAGAGCTGGACATGGAGCCGTACACTGTAGCTGGTGTGGCTAAGCTTGAGGGGGACGATGTCAACCCGGAGAACCAGGTGATCCAACAGAATGAGCCCTCTGAACCAACGCCTCCTTGCAGCTCCAAGTACCGTCTGGTTGGAGTGCTGGTCCACTCAGGCCAGGCCAGCGGTGGACACTATTACTCGTACATCATCCAAAGGAACGGCGGAGATGGCGAGAAGAACCGCTGGTATAAGTTTGACGACGGCGACGTGACGGAGTGCAAGATGGACGacgaggaggagatgaagaaccAGTGCTTCGGAGGGGAGTACATGGGCGAGGTGTTCGATcacatgatgaagaggatgtcATACCGGAGACAGAAACGCTGGTGGAATGCCTACATCCTCTTTTACGAGCGTATGGACTCGTTAGACAAGGACAGTGAGCTTGTCAAATATATCTCGGAGTTGACCGTCTCCAACACGAAGCCGCATCAGGTCAAGATGCCTGGTGTCATCGAGTGCAGCGTCCGCAAGCAGAACGTCCAATTCATGCACAACCGAATGCAATACAGCCTGGAATATTTCCAGTTCATTAAGAAACTTCTGACCTGTAACAGTGTCTATTTAAACCCCCCTTCAG GACAAGAACACCTTCTGCCAGAGGCGGAAGAGATTGCTATGATAAGTGCTCAGCTGGCTGCTCGGTTCTTATTCAGCACCGGTTTTCACACAAAGAAAGTAGTACGGGGTCCTGCCAGTGACTG GTACGACGCCCTCTGCATCCTGCTGAGACACAGTAAGAATGTACGCTATTGGTTTGCACACAACGTTTTGTTTGCGTACCCCAACCGCTTCTCCGAGTACCTGCTCGAATGCCCGAGCGCTGAGGTCAGAGGCGCATTTTCCAAGCTCATAGTCTTCATCGCTCACTTCTCCCTGCAAGACGGACCCTGCCCCTCCCCGACTGCCTCACCTGGATCTACAGCTCAG CAGGGCTGTGATAACCTCAGTCTTAGCGACCACCTTTTGAGAGCTGTGCTCCACTTGCTCAGACGGGAGGTTTCCGAACACGGCCGTCACCTGCAGCAGTACTTCAACCTTTTTGTCATGTATGCCAATCTGG GCCTGGCAGAGAAGACCCAGCTGCTAAAGCTCAATGTCCCTGCCACGTTCATGATGGTAGCACTGGACGAGGGTCCAGGACCTCCCATCAAGTACCAGTACGCTGAGCTGGGCAAGCTCTACACGGTGGTTTCCCAACTGGTCCGCTGCTGCGATGTGTCGTCACGCATGCAGTCCTCCATCAACG GGAACCCCCCACTCCCAAACCCCTATGGGGATCCCAACCTCACTGCCCCAGTGATGCCGCTGCAGCAGGTGGTCGCGGAGCTCCTCTTCGTGAGGACCAGCTACGTGAAGAAGATCATCGAGGACTGCAGCAACTCTGAGGAGACGGTTAAGTTGGTTCGATTCAACTGCTGGGAGAACCCTCAGTTCTCCTCCACTGTGCTCAGCGAGCTGCTCTGGCAG GTTGCGTACTCTTACACCTATGAACTGAGGCCTTACCTGGACTTGCTGCTACAGATCCTTCTCATTGAGGACTCTTGGCAGACTCACAG GATCCACAACGTACTGAAGGGAATCCCCGACGACAGAGACGGTCTTTTTGATACCATCCAGCGCTCCAAGAACCACTACCAGAAACGCGCCTACCAGTGTATTAAATGCATGGTGGCGCTCTTTACTAACTGCTCGGTGGCCTACCAGATCTTGCAG AGTAACGGTGACCTGAAGCGGAAGTGGACCTGGGCCGTGGAGTGGCTGGGCGACGAGCTGGAGCGGCGGCCCTACACGGGGAATCCCCAGTACACCTACAATAACTGGTCTCCTCCAGTCCAAAGCAACGAAACCTCCAACGGCTACTTCCTGGAGCGCTCGCACAGCGCACGGATGACGCTGGCCAAGGCCTGCGAACTGTGTCCCGAGGAG CTCAAGTGTACTCAGGGAAGCCCAGGGAAG GAGCCAGATGAGCAAGAAGCACCTGATGACCAGGATTCTTCCCCCCCAGAGGACACGTCTCTGTACCCACATTCTCCTGGAACCGCTCAGTTTCAGCAG CAGAACAACCATCCTCACGGGCAGCCGTACACGGGCCCCGCTGCCCAGCACATGAACAACCCTCAGCGTCCTGGCCCCGCCTCTGCTCCGACCCCTGGACCCACACAGACCCCCGTGCCGGGCCCCGGTCCCAGTCCTGGCCCAGGCTCGCGCGCACAAGAGAACTGGGAGCGCACAGAGGAGGTGGCCCCTGCTCCGACTTCCACCCCAGCTCCTGCCCTGCCTGAGGAGTAG